A single region of the Malaclemys terrapin pileata isolate rMalTer1 chromosome 2, rMalTer1.hap1, whole genome shotgun sequence genome encodes:
- the LOC128831726 gene encoding protein phosphatase 1 regulatory subunit 3C-B-like, whose amino-acid sequence MSCSELFQVFSTPPAMPVDFAMRLCLTQSPPIRKLLNSYEELRGGRGRKPLRSCLNQKPSAEPERRDSAKGSRSKKKRVVFADMKGLSLTAVRFFSKIEEDLCDLQQALSDLTCLRPKLRDPRPETKKYTLDFPQPSADYTAFRNQLHVNLICLENCLIQERSLSGTVKVSNIGYEKKVHVRITFDSWRSFRDVCCQYMHNTYGAADADTFSFDITLPKAPSLRGAIEFCISFQCGQKTYWDNNGGSNYKVCHTSSSSPPSALSQLVRGSSVAGEQLGPSKAAALVLSHWQTWRRSENHGPYW is encoded by the exons ATGAGCTGCAGCGA GCTGTTCCAGGTGTTTAGCACACCCCCAGCCATGCCTGTGGATTTTGCCATGCGGCTCTGCCTGACCCAGTCTCCTCCCATCCGCAAGCTGCTGAACTCCTATGAGGAGCTGCGGGGTGGCCGGGGCCGCAAACCCCTCCGCTCCTGCTTGAACCAGAAGCCCAGTGCAGAGCCAGAGCGGCGGGACAGCGCCAAGGGCAGCCGGAGCAAGAAAAAGAGGGTGGTGTTTGCTGACATGAAGGGACTTTCGTTGACAGCCGTCCGCTTCTTCTCCAAGATCGAGGAGGACCTGTGTGACCTGCAGCAAGCACTGTCTGACCTGACCTGCCTCAGGCCCAAGCTGCGAGACCCTCGCCCGGAGACAAAGAAGTATACGCTGGActtcccacagccctctgccGACTACACGGCCTTCCGCAACCAGCTGCACGTCAACCTGATATGCCTGGAGAACTGTCTGATCCAGGAGCGCTCCCTGTCGGGGACCGTCAAGGTCAGTAACATCGGCTACGAGAAGAAGGTGCATGTCCGCATCACCTTTGACTCCTGGAGGAGTTTCCGGGATGTCTGCTGCCAATATATGCACAACACATACGGCGCCGCTGATGCGGACACGTTCTCTTTCGACATCACTCTGCCCAAAGCACCCAGCCTCCGCGGAGCCATCGAGTTCTGCATTTCCTTCCAGTGTGGGCAGAAAACCTACTGGGACAACAATGGTGGGAGCAACTACAAGGTATGCCACACGAGTTCCTcatcccctcccagtgccctctCCCAGCTAGTAAGGGGGTCCAGTGTggctggggagcagctgggccCCTCCAAGGCAGCAGCACTGGTCCTCTCTCACTGGCAGACCTGGAGGCGTTCGGAAAACCATGGTCCTTACTGGTAG